The Mariprofundus sp. NF region GCGGTTTAATATCGGCCTGTCCAATCGAGTCCAGCCAGACACCGAAGAAGACACCGGCAGAAACCAGCAGCATAACAAATGCACCCATGCCCTTAGCCTGATAACGGCGCTCAAACGAGAGGTAAACTGCCGCGGTAATCATGAACAGCAGAATAAATACTTCATAAAGGTTGGAAACTGGCGCGTGGCCGATCTCAACATCAATCAGGTAGGACTCATGCCAGCGCAGTAGCAGGGCTGTGCCGCCAGCATAAATACCGATGTAAGCCGATGCAGTGGCGATACGGCCGATGAACTCCTCAGGGGCAAACAGGTAGGCGATATAGGCAACGGCTGAAAAGATAAAGACGATATTCATCGTCATAATAATATTTGCAGCCAGCAGATTGGACTGATCTTCATAGACGACCTGACTTGCAGCCGGCTCAAATTGTGCAACGATCACCGCCAGAATCACCATCAGCAGTGAGCCATCCAGCCAAGGCACGGTATTGGGTGCAACACGCCCCTCAAGAATGGTTGGTTTGATGGTAATATAAACTGCCGCAAGAGCAGCGCCGATCAGTGCACCGGTTCCACCCCAGAGTAGCCCCTGCATGCTGAAAATCTGGTAGAGGAAGGCATCCTCGTCATAACCACCCGATGCATACATCGCCATGGCAGAGATGCCGAGCGAAAGACCGATATAGGCATAGAAACGGATCAGCGCCCAGCGCCCCCGATTTACCACTTCCCATATTGATGATTCAGCAGTTATTGCAGTCATGCATTTCTCCTATTATGCCCTGTTCGGGGCTACAGCGGGTTCGATCCGGATTCAGCTGCGGGTGAAATCTTCATCGAGCTTTGTGAACAGATCGTTAAAGGTTTGTTTAAAAGCGATCTGATTGCGGTTGGTCATGCCGACCAGCTCTACCTCGGTCGTTTCACCCTCAGGCCGAATAACCAGCCAGAGCTTACGATGCGGCAGATAAAACATGATACAGAGGCCGATCACCAGGATAGCACTACCGACCCAAACCACATTCATTCCGGGGTCTTTAGCCAGCTGCAAACCGGTGTAATAGACGTGAGAATAGTCTTCCAGCATCGGAATCACCGGCCACGGCAGCTGTGGAATCAGATTCACCGCCTGCACGGTGCGGCTACCAATATCCTGAATGTTTTCCGGCGGGTTATCACCATAGACGTCAGCCATAGCCTTTTTGAATGCCGTAAAATTCGCCTTCTCATCGGCTTTACCCTGCACCTCGGAGAGATGAACAATAAAAGCGTGGAATAGACGCCACTCATCAGGATTGGTCAGATCCAGCCCCAATCCGACCGACTGGTAATCCTTGGCATCTCCGGTGAGTGACACCATCAACCATGAGCCCTGGTTGTGGCCGTGACCATCAACAAAGGGGTTCATGTACGATTTAACCTTAACCGGTTTCATGCTTGGGCCACGGATCACATACTCTACCGAAGGTCCGATATCCTTGAACTTACGCGGCTCGCCCGGATCAGCGACATTCTCCACGTTATAGGGCCTGAAATCGGTCACCTCAAGAGAGACACCGGTCTCCGGATCGTTCCAGGTTTTGTAAACCGCGGTTTTGATAATGCGTGTTTTCTGGCTGCCATCCATATGGAACAGCTTGAAGCTGACATCGGAGCCGCCATCACCAAAGCTGGCCTGATAGATATAGACGCCTTTATAGAAGAGTGGCTCATTCACAATGATATCGGAGGTCAGCACCTCTTTGCCTTCATCAATAATGGTCAGATTACTGCGGAACTCTTTGGGTGCACCGGTCGGGAAGAAGTCGATCTCAAATGAGTTGCAGCGCACCTCAAACGGCATATCCATACCAACGGTTTCCGTACCCTTTAAGAAGGAGATGCTGTGCTCCATCTTACCTTC contains the following coding sequences:
- the ccsB gene encoding c-type cytochrome biogenesis protein CcsB yields the protein MTAITAESSIWEVVNRGRWALIRFYAYIGLSLGISAMAMYASGGYDEDAFLYQIFSMQGLLWGGTGALIGAALAAVYITIKPTILEGRVAPNTVPWLDGSLLMVILAVIVAQFEPAASQVVYEDQSNLLAANIIMTMNIVFIFSAVAYIAYLFAPEEFIGRIATASAYIGIYAGGTALLLRWHESYLIDVEIGHAPVSNLYEVFILLFMITAAVYLSFERRYQAKGMGAFVMLLVSAGVFFGVWLDSIGQADIKPLVPALQSYWMKIHVPMNFVGYGAFAVACGAGMAYLVRHGMEARGSSSKMLKVFPTLDQLDQLAYKSVAVGFPAFTLATILGAAWAAEAWGGYWSWDPKETWALIVWLVYGAYLHARVSHGWHGKALAWWAVAGFLVTIFCFLGVNMYLSGLHSYGRLT
- a CDS encoding cytochrome c biogenesis protein ResB — translated: MNSFSDFLKQLWQRLGSMSLAIVLLMVLSIASVIGTVLLQNQEQTDYLQQFGPLWYWVFRSLGLFDMYHTWWFQTLLGFLMLSLTACLWRNVPKMLKEMRSRKVTINERSRNRMELQKKWQLDGAVSPDELEQRFRKRLYGWEFKSSEENGEHVIRADKGRSHKWGYISVHSAILIVLVGGWISVQFGFRGNMAVPEGKMEHSISFLKGTETVGMDMPFEVRCNSFEIDFFPTGAPKEFRSNLTIIDEGKEVLTSDIIVNEPLFYKGVYIYQASFGDGGSDVSFKLFHMDGSQKTRIIKTAVYKTWNDPETGVSLEVTDFRPYNVENVADPGEPRKFKDIGPSVEYVIRGPSMKPVKVKSYMNPFVDGHGHNQGSWLMVSLTGDAKDYQSVGLGLDLTNPDEWRLFHAFIVHLSEVQGKADEKANFTAFKKAMADVYGDNPPENIQDIGSRTVQAVNLIPQLPWPVIPMLEDYSHVYYTGLQLAKDPGMNVVWVGSAILVIGLCIMFYLPHRKLWLVIRPEGETTEVELVGMTNRNQIAFKQTFNDLFTKLDEDFTRS